The following coding sequences lie in one Melioribacteraceae bacterium genomic window:
- a CDS encoding BrnT family toxin has product MRFQWDQSKNLANIKKHKISFDEAKTVFFDDNARLISDPEHSINEERFIILGITSKLRLLVVVHTYKENNETIRIISARKATKSESKYYHEVK; this is encoded by the coding sequence GAGCAAAAACCTTGCTAATATCAAAAAGCACAAAATTTCTTTTGATGAAGCCAAAACAGTGTTTTTTGATGACAACGCACGACTTATATCTGATCCAGAACACTCAATAAATGAAGAACGCTTTATTATTTTAGGAATTACATCCAAATTAAGACTCTTAGTTGTTGTCCATACTTATAAAGAAAACAATGAAACAATTAGAATTATTTCCGCTCGCAAAGCCACTAAATCTGAAAGTAAATATTACCATGAGGTAAAATAA
- a CDS encoding BrnA antitoxin family protein yields MKKEYNFSDSIKNPYIKKLKKQISIRIEKETVEYFKKLALEIDIPYQNLMNMYLRECAQNNFKPNINWQK; encoded by the coding sequence ATGAAAAAAGAATATAACTTCAGCGATTCCATCAAGAATCCTTATATAAAGAAGCTTAAAAAACAAATTTCCATTCGTATTGAAAAGGAAACGGTTGAGTATTTCAAAAAACTAGCTTTAGAAATTGATATCCCTTATCAAAATCTCATGAATATGTACTTAAGAGAATGCGCTCAAAATAATTTTAAACCTAATATTAATTGGCAAAAGTAA